A genomic window from Oceanobacillus timonensis includes:
- a CDS encoding helix-turn-helix transcriptional regulator has product MIVINRVQVFRKQQKMTQEKLVSKVGVSRKTIASLEKGNYTPSLLLALQIAEVLETDIHTIFYLEKE; this is encoded by the coding sequence ATGATTGTTATCAACCGTGTACAGGTATTTAGAAAACAGCAAAAAATGACTCAAGAAAAATTAGTGAGCAAGGTCGGTGTCTCCAGGAAAACAATTGCATCGCTGGAAAAAGGAAATTACACTCCATCTTTATTATTGGCACTGCAAATTGCAGAAGTACTGGAAACAGATATTCACACCATCTTTTATTTGGAAAAGGAGTGA
- the pgsC gene encoding poly-gamma-glutamate biosynthesis protein PgsC: MFGSDLYIALVLGVILSLLFSERTGIVPAGLVVPGYLALVFDQPIFIAVIFGISLLTYVIVTYGLSRFILLYGRRKFAAMLSVGIVLKLLLDFTYPVLPFEILEFRGIGVIVPGLIANTIQKQGAIITIGSTLLLGALTFVILSVYYII, from the coding sequence ATGTTTGGCTCAGATTTATATATTGCACTTGTGCTTGGTGTTATTCTAAGTTTACTTTTTTCAGAAAGAACAGGTATTGTACCAGCCGGACTGGTAGTACCGGGATATTTAGCACTGGTTTTTGACCAGCCTATCTTTATTGCCGTTATTTTTGGTATTAGTTTGTTAACTTATGTCATAGTTACATATGGGCTGTCTCGGTTTATATTGCTTTACGGACGGAGAAAATTTGCCGCTATGTTATCGGTAGGAATTGTGTTGAAACTTCTTCTCGATTTCACCTATCCGGTGCTCCCGTTTGAAATATTGGAATTTAGGGGAATTGGCGTCATTGTTCCTGGTCTTATCGCAAATACGATTCAAAAACAAGGAGCCATTATCACCATCGGAAGTACGCTTCTATTAGGGGCACTCACTTTTGTTATTCTAAGCGTCTATTACATCATATAG
- the pgsB gene encoding poly-gamma-glutamate synthase PgsB: protein MLLIPIVLVIALVIGIMEWNSHKKHMNALPIRVNVNGIRGKSTVTRLITGIIKEAGYKTIGKTTGSSARIIYWNTSEEEPIVRRPEGPNIREQKMVVKKSAELGAEALVSECMAVNPDYQIVFQEKLLQANIGVIVNVLEDHMDVMGPTLDEIAEAFTATIPYNGHLIISEGPYVEYFKAEAAKRKTKVIVADNSKIPEAYLREFPYMIFPENASLALAVAEALDIDEKTAFRGMLKAQPDPGATWIRQLNQGDTSAYFVNGFAANDSVSTINIWKNVETLGYTEKNPIIVMNCRADRVDRTIQFADDVLPYIPMDVLVLIGEKAEPIKQAVKSGKLKVNQIIDLQGKSTDEIYETLTETASNHLIYGIGNIHGAAEPLVEKIQAHTEIGGS from the coding sequence ATGTTATTGATTCCAATTGTGCTCGTTATTGCACTGGTTATCGGTATCATGGAGTGGAATTCACATAAAAAGCATATGAATGCTTTGCCAATTCGGGTCAATGTGAATGGCATCCGTGGAAAATCAACAGTAACGCGCTTAATTACAGGTATTATCAAAGAAGCAGGGTACAAAACTATCGGTAAAACAACGGGTAGTTCAGCAAGGATTATTTATTGGAATACATCAGAGGAAGAACCGATTGTTCGCCGTCCAGAGGGACCGAATATCCGCGAACAGAAAATGGTTGTGAAAAAATCGGCAGAACTGGGTGCCGAAGCTCTGGTCAGTGAGTGTATGGCTGTTAACCCGGATTATCAAATTGTATTCCAGGAGAAATTACTGCAAGCGAACATAGGTGTCATTGTGAATGTGCTGGAAGACCATATGGATGTAATGGGACCTACATTAGATGAAATAGCCGAAGCTTTTACAGCTACTATCCCATATAATGGACATTTGATTATTTCGGAAGGGCCGTACGTGGAATATTTCAAAGCAGAAGCAGCAAAAAGAAAAACCAAAGTGATTGTTGCGGATAATAGTAAAATTCCTGAAGCGTATTTACGTGAATTTCCCTATATGATTTTCCCGGAAAATGCATCGCTGGCATTAGCCGTTGCGGAAGCATTGGATATTGATGAAAAAACAGCATTTCGGGGCATGCTCAAGGCACAGCCTGATCCCGGTGCAACGTGGATAAGACAGCTAAACCAAGGAGATACATCCGCCTATTTTGTGAATGGATTTGCGGCCAATGATTCTGTTTCCACTATTAATATTTGGAAGAATGTGGAAACTTTAGGTTACACAGAGAAAAACCCAATTATTGTAATGAACTGTCGGGCAGACCGTGTGGATCGTACCATTCAATTTGCGGACGATGTTTTGCCGTATATACCAATGGATGTGCTTGTGTTGATTGGAGAAAAGGCTGAGCCGATTAAACAGGCGGTCAAGTCCGGTAAACTAAAAGTCAATCAAATCATTGATCTCCAAGGAAAGTCTACAGATGAAATCTATGAAACATTGACGGAGACAGCATCGAATCATCTTATTTATGGTATAGGAAATATCCATGGTGCTGCCGAACCTTTAGTTGAAAAAATTCAAGCCCACACAGAAATAGGAGGATCATAG
- a CDS encoding aminotransferase, giving the protein MSQVSVKAKNRLSSRIQDIKPSGIRRFFDLASSMDNIISLGVGEPDFTTPWNIREASISSMERGFTAYSANAGVLELRQEITKYMGQRFDVDYDPESEVLVTVGASEAIDIGCRAILDPGDEVIIVEPGFVSYAPLVSMAGGVPVSVGTKIEDDFKVSAAQIRAAITEKTKALMISFPNNPTGAVMLKEDLQEIAMLAEEHDLMVFSDEIYAELSYDHKHVSFAALAGMKERTILISGFSKAFAMTGWRLGFVMAPPDLLAAMLKLHQYSLMCAPTMAQYGALEALQSGMDDVERMKQSYKQRRGFFVESFAEMGLECHMPGGAFYAFPSIKATGLTSEEFAEKLLYEEHVAVVPGDIFGAGGEGHIRCSYATSMENLQEATKRMNRFVNKYL; this is encoded by the coding sequence ATGAGCCAAGTCAGTGTAAAAGCCAAAAACCGCTTATCGTCACGTATACAGGATATTAAGCCATCCGGTATACGGCGATTTTTCGATCTTGCTTCTTCCATGGATAATATTATTTCCTTAGGAGTTGGAGAGCCTGATTTCACAACTCCATGGAATATTCGTGAGGCCAGTATTTCGTCGATGGAAAGAGGCTTTACGGCTTATTCAGCGAATGCAGGTGTACTCGAATTAAGACAAGAAATCACCAAATATATGGGACAGCGCTTTGATGTGGATTATGATCCGGAATCAGAAGTGCTTGTAACGGTTGGAGCAAGTGAAGCAATTGATATTGGCTGCCGTGCTATTTTGGACCCGGGTGATGAAGTGATTATTGTCGAACCTGGCTTTGTTTCTTATGCGCCGCTCGTATCCATGGCAGGTGGGGTACCAGTTTCGGTCGGAACAAAGATAGAAGATGATTTTAAAGTATCAGCCGCACAAATTCGGGCTGCAATTACTGAAAAAACGAAAGCGTTAATGATCAGTTTTCCGAATAATCCTACCGGCGCTGTGATGTTAAAAGAAGACCTGCAGGAAATTGCAATGCTGGCGGAAGAACATGATTTGATGGTCTTTTCTGATGAGATTTATGCAGAGTTAAGCTATGACCATAAGCATGTCAGCTTTGCGGCGCTTGCTGGGATGAAGGAAAGAACGATTTTAATTTCCGGATTCTCCAAGGCTTTTGCGATGACAGGTTGGCGCCTAGGCTTTGTGATGGCACCGCCTGATTTATTGGCGGCCATGCTGAAGCTGCATCAGTACAGTTTAATGTGTGCACCGACCATGGCGCAGTACGGAGCACTTGAAGCTTTGCAGAGCGGAATGGACGATGTAGAAAGAATGAAGCAGTCCTATAAGCAGAGACGCGGATTTTTTGTAGAGTCTTTTGCAGAGATGGGACTGGAATGCCATATGCCTGGAGGTGCATTTTATGCATTTCCATCTATTAAAGCTACTGGATTGACATCGGAAGAATTTGCGGAAAAACTATTATATGAAGAGCATGTTGCTGTGGTGCCGGGAGATATCTTTGGTGCTGGCGGAGAGGGG
- a CDS encoding Lrp/AsnC family transcriptional regulator, giving the protein MTEKELEILRIIEEDARIDYNTLAKMTNISEEEIHTIVKKLEKMKVILNYSTVVDWSKVPQAEQVTAMIDVKVTPKRGVGFDEVAERIYRFPEVQALYLMSGAYDLQVVIEGKTMQEIARFVSGKLSSIDSVISTTTHFQLKKYKHDGIIFEEGEEDRRIVVTP; this is encoded by the coding sequence ATGACAGAAAAAGAATTAGAAATTTTGAGAATTATAGAAGAAGATGCGCGAATTGATTACAATACATTAGCGAAAATGACAAATATTAGCGAAGAAGAAATTCATACGATTGTAAAAAAATTAGAGAAAATGAAAGTTATCTTAAATTATTCGACAGTTGTTGATTGGAGCAAAGTGCCACAGGCTGAGCAAGTAACAGCGATGATTGATGTCAAGGTAACACCCAAACGTGGTGTCGGGTTTGATGAAGTCGCTGAGCGGATTTACCGTTTTCCTGAGGTACAGGCATTGTATCTCATGTCCGGTGCTTATGACCTTCAGGTGGTAATTGAAGGAAAGACGATGCAAGAAATTGCCCGTTTTGTTTCGGGAAAACTCTCGTCCATCGATTCCGTGATTTCAACGACAACTCATTTTCAATTAAAGAAGTATAAGCATGACGGGATTATTTTTGAAGAAGGCGAAGAAGATCGCAGAATTGTGGTGACACCATGA
- a CDS encoding CapA family protein, which yields MSRKLTYQEKILRMGKRQKKSAGKHVAIGLAVIVLFTIGHQLFFSQDVSEVEKRSDSEFTAAFVGDLMFGRHVEDVTNKHGTAYLFDKVKPYFENADYVSGNLENPILLQDEENYEPIDKQIHLHTNVDAAQTLKDMNFTLVNLANNHMMDYEAEGLNDTITALDDTGLNHVGAGENLEEANAIDYQEVNGLTIATVGYTDALVEGFSALGYRPGVARALPDNIFPMIEEANQQADLVFVNMHWGVEYDNEPHPRQTELARAMIDVGADAIIGHHSHVLSEVEKYKDGVIFYGLGNFVFDQGWSRTKDSAIVQYDLLDDGTGRFEITPVRINGAQPYETKNKYNQMKIHKQLMRNQPEENFEKEDGKLILEVDHSDALEGRGSDNGQ from the coding sequence ATGTCTAGAAAATTAACATACCAAGAAAAAATACTACGGATGGGAAAACGTCAAAAAAAGTCTGCCGGTAAGCATGTGGCCATCGGTTTAGCTGTCATTGTTCTCTTCACCATCGGGCATCAGCTCTTCTTTTCACAAGATGTATCAGAGGTTGAAAAAAGGTCTGATTCAGAGTTCACTGCTGCTTTTGTAGGTGACTTAATGTTTGGTCGTCATGTGGAAGATGTGACAAATAAACATGGAACAGCGTATCTTTTTGATAAGGTGAAGCCTTACTTTGAAAATGCCGACTATGTGTCCGGTAACTTAGAAAATCCCATTTTACTTCAGGATGAAGAGAATTATGAACCAATAGATAAACAAATTCATCTACATACAAATGTGGATGCAGCTCAAACGTTAAAAGATATGAACTTTACATTAGTCAATTTAGCCAATAACCACATGATGGATTATGAAGCAGAAGGACTTAATGACACGATTACAGCACTGGATGACACTGGTTTAAACCATGTTGGTGCAGGGGAAAACTTAGAAGAAGCAAACGCAATTGATTATCAGGAAGTAAACGGCTTAACGATTGCAACTGTTGGCTATACGGATGCCCTTGTGGAAGGCTTTTCTGCACTTGGTTACCGTCCTGGAGTTGCTCGTGCATTACCGGATAATATTTTTCCGATGATTGAAGAAGCGAATCAGCAAGCAGACCTTGTTTTTGTGAATATGCACTGGGGTGTTGAGTATGACAATGAACCGCATCCAAGACAAACGGAATTAGCAAGGGCGATGATTGATGTCGGTGCAGATGCGATTATCGGGCACCACTCACACGTGTTATCAGAAGTGGAAAAATATAAAGACGGTGTTATTTTTTACGGACTTGGTAACTTTGTTTTTGATCAGGGATGGTCCCGGACCAAGGATAGTGCTATTGTTCAATATGATTTGTTAGATGATGGTACAGGCAGGTTTGAAATTACACCGGTACGTATAAATGGAGCACAGCCTTACGAAACAAAGAATAAATACAATCAAATGAAAATTCATAAGCAATTAATGCGTAACCAACCGGAAGAGAATTTTGAAAAAGAAGATGGGAAATTAATCTTGGAAGTAGATCATTCAGATGCTTTAGAAGGAAGGGGTTCTGATAATGGGCAATAA
- a CDS encoding LysE family translocator: MENLFAYILMALMMSMLPGTDTILVMKHTFGHGMKAGFYTILGIAAGLIFWTLIAVLGLSVVIAQSVFLFHMIKYLGAAYLFYLGVKAFFTKDIFSVDMMSEDTINHKGMKSHYKDAFLQGAISNILNPKTVLVYITFIPQFIDLSGNTNQQLIILGCMLTLIAAGWFFILVYFLDAVKKWLKKPVFLKVFKKCVGVLLMGFGVKMVL; the protein is encoded by the coding sequence ATGGAAAATTTATTTGCATATATATTGATGGCATTAATGATGTCCATGCTTCCAGGGACGGATACCATATTGGTGATGAAACATACATTTGGTCACGGTATGAAAGCTGGTTTTTACACCATACTTGGTATAGCAGCAGGTCTGATTTTCTGGACCCTGATTGCTGTACTTGGTTTGTCTGTTGTGATTGCTCAGTCTGTTTTCTTATTTCATATGATTAAATATTTAGGAGCTGCATATCTGTTTTATTTAGGTGTTAAAGCCTTTTTTACAAAAGATATTTTTTCAGTAGATATGATGTCGGAAGATACTATAAATCATAAAGGAATGAAATCTCACTATAAAGATGCTTTTTTACAAGGCGCAATCAGTAATATATTGAATCCTAAAACTGTTTTGGTATATATCACCTTTATCCCGCAATTTATTGATTTGAGCGGAAATACGAATCAGCAGTTAATTATTCTTGGGTGCATGCTAACCTTGATTGCCGCAGGGTGGTTTTTTATACTGGTTTATTTTTTGGATGCTGTCAAGAAATGGCTGAAGAAACCTGTATTTCTAAAAGTTTTTAAAAAATGTGTTGGCGTGCTGCTGATGGGATTTGGAGTAAAGATGGTCTTGTGA
- a CDS encoding YndM family protein, whose translation MKYILALFIKFALTTGILWITLGMVLNISFSNLMITSLILTVAAFAGDMLILPKIGNIAAAVGDFALAYLVIWGVGSFLYDSLLSVDAAALITAFFITISELVYHRYLRHFVFDHADKNENHVHPGNMQTEASEEFYDGKDKNK comes from the coding sequence ATGAAATACATTTTAGCTCTTTTTATTAAATTCGCTCTGACAACAGGAATATTATGGATAACATTAGGGATGGTTTTAAACATTTCTTTCAGTAACTTAATGATTACCAGTTTAATTTTAACTGTCGCTGCATTTGCAGGAGATATGCTGATACTGCCAAAAATCGGAAATATAGCAGCTGCAGTAGGCGATTTTGCACTTGCTTATCTCGTCATCTGGGGAGTAGGATCCTTTTTATATGACAGTTTGCTTTCCGTTGATGCAGCTGCATTAATTACTGCTTTCTTTATTACGATAAGCGAACTTGTTTATCATCGCTACTTACGTCATTTTGTTTTTGACCATGCAGACAAAAATGAAAATCACGTTCATCCGGGTAACATGCAAACAGAAGCCAGTGAAGAATTTTATGATGGAAAAGACAAAAACAAATAG
- a CDS encoding AraC family ligand binding domain-containing protein, whose protein sequence is MPQETRTIFLDPDVDIEAYQFKGITQKFAAHFHDYYVIGFIEEGERQLTCQGKEFTIYPGDVLIFNPYDTHSCEQVDGGTLDYRCINVKTDIMKKAVLEIQGEEILPYFQETVLYQSEVASTLKELHLKIAVEEDAFKKEELFLYLLEELIQINSDLTIPETGSESSQKVKTISNYLQEHYNHKISLQELSDLTGWSKYHLLRSFTKQKGISPYSYLQTVRVNHAKKLLEQGIKPIEAAFLTGFSDQSHLTKLFKSMIGLTPKQYMKIFESEDEV, encoded by the coding sequence ATGCCACAGGAAACCCGAACCATTTTTCTGGATCCGGATGTAGATATAGAAGCGTATCAATTTAAAGGCATTACGCAAAAATTTGCCGCTCATTTTCATGATTATTATGTGATTGGTTTTATTGAAGAGGGGGAGCGTCAGTTAACCTGTCAGGGGAAAGAATTTACGATTTATCCAGGGGATGTCCTTATTTTTAATCCTTATGATACACATAGCTGTGAACAAGTAGATGGGGGAACACTGGATTACCGTTGTATTAACGTAAAAACAGATATCATGAAAAAAGCTGTTTTAGAAATACAAGGTGAGGAAATTCTTCCATATTTCCAAGAGACTGTTTTGTATCAGAGTGAGGTGGCGTCTACTTTAAAGGAACTTCATTTAAAAATAGCTGTGGAGGAGGACGCATTTAAAAAAGAAGAGTTGTTTTTATATTTGCTGGAAGAACTGATTCAGATAAATTCAGATTTGACAATTCCGGAAACAGGTTCGGAATCTTCTCAAAAAGTAAAGACTATCAGTAATTATTTACAGGAGCATTATAATCATAAAATTTCACTGCAAGAACTGAGTGATCTAACCGGATGGAGCAAATATCATTTATTAAGGTCATTCACGAAACAAAAAGGAATTTCTCCTTATAGTTATTTACAAACGGTTCGGGTGAATCATGCAAAAAAGCTGTTAGAACAAGGTATTAAACCGATTGAGGCTGCTTTTTTAACCGGGTTCAGTGATCAAAGTCATTTGACTAAATTGTTTAAGAGCATGATTGGGTTAACACCAAAGCAATACATGAAGATTTTTGAAAGTGAGGATGAGGTATAA
- a CDS encoding gamma-glutamyltransferase family protein yields the protein MGNKKLFSILTIIVVAGLVFVYTQQGLFESEETEVDYGVEESETVETVDGYGVSSSHPLAVEAGMQVLENGGNAADAAVVVSYVLGVVEPYGSGVGGGGEMLVYPNDAEEPTVYEYRETAPESGAEPESFAVPGLVDGMETLNQDLGSMDMDELIQPAIDYAEEGFEVDNHLVDRLRKGSYRMEPGELEEFFPNGEALEAGNTLVQPELAETLRSIQEGGADAFYNGPIADQILEKEELSTAGVTAEDLNSFTTKTQKPAHGEFAGYDVYSAPPPLAGVTLIQSLQMAEQLNIASTEDNQRDYIHLIGEISKRSYDDRVENVGDTLVDDTIPTDELTSSEYSQQMADTISLDELSEDYEVNDSVSDEEDHDNTTHFVIIDQDGTMVSATHTLGNFFGSGDNVAGFFMNNQMENFSQRDDSLNSIEPGKTPRSFTSPSILTNGEKTIGIGSPGGKRIPMVMTQVLTKYLLFNEPFDEAIDDSRFYIEDNDILTETELDTDVQSGLRARGYEIYNQTDVDFYGGIQALIVDGESNEIFGSKDERRNGISKVEENPQ from the coding sequence ATGGGCAATAAAAAACTTTTTTCGATATTAACCATTATTGTCGTAGCAGGACTTGTATTTGTTTATACACAACAAGGATTGTTTGAGAGCGAGGAAACGGAAGTAGACTACGGTGTGGAAGAATCAGAAACGGTAGAGACGGTAGACGGTTATGGTGTCAGTTCTTCCCACCCGCTTGCCGTGGAAGCAGGAATGCAAGTACTGGAAAACGGAGGTAACGCAGCAGATGCGGCCGTAGTCGTTTCTTATGTGCTTGGTGTTGTCGAGCCATATGGTTCCGGTGTCGGCGGCGGTGGAGAAATGTTGGTTTATCCGAATGATGCAGAAGAGCCCACTGTTTACGAGTACCGTGAAACAGCGCCAGAGTCAGGTGCAGAGCCAGAGTCCTTTGCCGTTCCCGGATTGGTAGACGGTATGGAAACGTTAAATCAGGACTTAGGCTCGATGGATATGGATGAATTGATCCAGCCGGCCATCGACTATGCAGAGGAAGGATTTGAAGTGGACAACCATTTGGTAGATCGGCTTCGTAAAGGTTCTTACCGGATGGAGCCTGGGGAATTAGAAGAATTTTTCCCGAACGGCGAAGCACTGGAAGCTGGTAATACATTGGTACAGCCTGAATTGGCGGAAACATTACGTTCCATCCAGGAAGGTGGTGCGGATGCTTTTTATAACGGACCAATTGCCGATCAAATACTGGAAAAAGAAGAATTATCAACAGCAGGGGTGACAGCAGAGGATTTAAACAGTTTTACAACAAAAACCCAAAAACCTGCTCACGGGGAATTCGCCGGCTATGATGTGTATTCTGCGCCGCCGCCATTGGCTGGAGTTACTTTAATTCAATCGCTGCAAATGGCTGAGCAATTAAATATTGCATCCACAGAAGATAATCAAAGAGATTATATCCATCTTATCGGAGAAATTTCCAAACGATCTTATGATGATCGAGTCGAAAATGTGGGAGATACATTGGTAGATGACACTATTCCAACGGACGAGTTAACTTCCAGTGAATACTCACAACAGATGGCGGATACGATTTCGCTTGATGAATTATCGGAAGACTATGAAGTGAATGATTCAGTATCAGACGAGGAAGACCACGATAATACGACACATTTTGTCATTATCGATCAAGATGGTACAATGGTATCAGCGACACATACTTTAGGGAACTTCTTTGGTTCCGGTGATAATGTAGCTGGATTTTTTATGAATAACCAAATGGAGAACTTCAGTCAAAGAGATGATTCGTTAAATAGCATTGAACCAGGTAAAACACCGCGAAGCTTTACAAGTCCGTCGATTTTGACGAATGGGGAAAAAACAATCGGTATTGGATCACCGGGTGGTAAGCGGATTCCGATGGTGATGACACAGGTACTCACTAAATATTTGCTATTTAATGAACCATTTGACGAAGCTATTGATGATAGTAGATTTTATATTGAAGATAATGATATTTTGACAGAAACAGAGTTGGATACCGATGTGCAATCCGGTTTAAGAGCCAGAGGTTATGAAATTTACAACCAAACGGACGTTGACTTTTATGGCGGTATTCAGGCACTTATTGTTGATGGAGAATCTAACGAAATTTTCGGCTCTAAGGATGAACGGAGAAATGGTATATCGAAGGTAGAAGAAAATCCACAATAA
- a CDS encoding LysE family translocator: protein MALFFTYVMAGLAIAMPVGAITVEMTKQGLKNGFMHGWAVGLGGMTIDLVLIAALYLGLASILQLSFIQIPMWLIGAVFLFLIGYDSIKNADSDITLAGEKPAKSMRSSYRNGFLVAVSPGNIVFWLSVFGAVLSNTYNPAEPGNFLIIAAGILTGILLHDMGLLAIVATTRKVMSRAMIKGFSIIAGIVLIGFSGYFVYEFFKVVTDII from the coding sequence ATGGCATTATTTTTTACATATGTAATGGCCGGGCTTGCGATTGCGATGCCAGTAGGGGCAATTACGGTGGAAATGACCAAGCAAGGGCTGAAAAATGGCTTTATGCATGGCTGGGCTGTCGGGTTAGGAGGAATGACAATCGACCTTGTTTTGATTGCTGCGCTTTATTTAGGATTGGCGTCCATTCTGCAATTGTCTTTTATTCAGATCCCAATGTGGCTGATTGGCGCAGTATTTCTATTTCTGATTGGTTACGATTCGATAAAAAATGCGGATAGTGATATTACATTGGCTGGAGAGAAACCTGCGAAATCAATGCGTTCCTCCTATCGGAATGGATTTCTTGTCGCGGTATCGCCAGGAAACATTGTATTTTGGTTAAGTGTATTTGGTGCAGTATTAAGTAATACATATAATCCGGCTGAACCGGGCAATTTTTTAATCATAGCGGCTGGTATTTTAACTGGGATATTGCTGCATGATATGGGGTTGCTGGCTATTGTAGCTACAACGAGAAAAGTAATGAGCCGTGCAATGATTAAAGGATTTTCCATTATTGCAGGCATTGTATTGATTGGTTTTTCCGGATATTTTGTGTATGAATTTTTTAAAGTTGTCACAGATATTATCTGA
- a CDS encoding disulfide oxidoreductase, with protein sequence MQHLDKRQLYMYFAWLVSLVATLGSLYFSEIKGYIPCELCWYQRIAMYPLAFILGVATFKQEFTIKKYVLPIALIGWCISLYHYLEQKVPGFAPLKPCVGGVPCDAEYINWFGFITIPFLAFTAFTLIIIFMLLMKSNNK encoded by the coding sequence ATGCAGCATCTGGATAAAAGACAGCTTTATATGTATTTTGCCTGGTTGGTTTCACTTGTTGCAACCTTGGGAAGTCTTTATTTCAGTGAAATAAAAGGATATATACCATGTGAATTATGCTGGTATCAGCGGATTGCTATGTATCCCTTGGCTTTCATTCTTGGCGTAGCAACGTTTAAACAGGAATTTACGATTAAAAAATATGTACTCCCGATTGCTCTTATTGGCTGGTGTATTTCACTGTATCACTATCTGGAGCAGAAAGTACCGGGATTTGCACCGTTAAAACCGTGTGTGGGCGGTGTGCCGTGTGATGCGGAGTATATTAATTGGTTCGGATTTATAACGATACCATTTTTAGCATTTACTGCTTTTACCCTAATCATTATTTTTATGCTGTTAATGAAATCAAATAATAAGTAA
- a CDS encoding DsbA family protein yields MKKSPLKVIVTITLIVVALLVLLVVLVNRDSESFGIEFDEAPSTEGQPTDGEADAPVTVVEFGDFKCPGCKAWDENIFPQLQEDYIDNGDVQYSFVNVLFHGEESRLASLAAETVYAQNPEAYWDFHHALFSEQPDGNQQAAWVTMDKIEEVADGIEGIDTEALMEDIEADTYMDEVERDEEMIDAFNVESTPTIMVNGVMIDDEGTFDYETIQQAIDAELGE; encoded by the coding sequence ATGAAAAAGTCACCATTAAAAGTGATTGTGACAATAACATTAATTGTTGTTGCCCTTTTGGTTTTACTAGTCGTGCTGGTAAACCGGGATTCAGAATCTTTTGGAATAGAATTTGATGAAGCGCCGTCAACAGAAGGACAACCAACCGATGGAGAGGCTGACGCTCCGGTAACTGTTGTCGAATTTGGAGATTTTAAATGTCCTGGCTGTAAAGCGTGGGATGAAAATATTTTTCCGCAATTGCAAGAGGACTATATAGATAATGGAGATGTACAGTATTCCTTTGTGAATGTTCTGTTCCATGGGGAAGAATCACGTTTAGCTTCATTAGCTGCAGAAACCGTCTATGCGCAAAATCCGGAAGCATATTGGGATTTCCATCACGCCCTTTTTTCTGAACAGCCTGATGGCAACCAGCAAGCAGCTTGGGTAACGATGGATAAAATAGAAGAAGTTGCAGACGGTATTGAAGGAATTGATACGGAAGCGTTGATGGAAGATATAGAAGCCGATACGTACATGGATGAAGTAGAAAGAGACGAAGAGATGATAGATGCGTTTAACGTAGAATCAACGCCGACTATTATGGTAAATGGCGTAATGATAGATGATGAGGGGACATTTGATTACGAGACGATCCAACAAGCCATCGATGCAGAGCTAGGTGAATAA
- a CDS encoding DUF2000 domain-containing protein — translation MCSAETKCVLVIDENLPLGLIANTAVILGVTLGKEIPEMVGEDVVDRSDVEHAGIVKSPIPVLKGNAELLQELRDKITTELFDDLTIVDFSNAAQSCKTYEEYIAKLQKKSKSDYLYYGLGIYGEKKKVNQLTGSLALLR, via the coding sequence ATGTGTTCTGCGGAAACGAAATGCGTACTTGTCATCGATGAAAATTTGCCTTTAGGATTAATTGCCAACACAGCAGTTATTTTAGGCGTAACATTAGGAAAAGAAATACCTGAAATGGTAGGTGAAGATGTAGTAGACCGGTCTGATGTGGAGCATGCTGGCATTGTGAAATCACCTATTCCTGTTTTGAAAGGGAATGCCGAACTTCTTCAAGAACTAAGAGATAAGATAACGACAGAGCTGTTCGATGATTTGACTATTGTAGATTTTTCAAATGCGGCGCAAAGCTGTAAAACGTATGAGGAATACATAGCAAAACTGCAGAAAAAATCAAAATCGGATTATCTGTATTATGGGCTGGGAATTTATGGGGAGAAGAAAAAAGTGAATCAGTTAACGGGCAGTCTCGCTTTGTTGAGATAG